One Arachis hypogaea cultivar Tifrunner chromosome 18, arahy.Tifrunner.gnm2.J5K5, whole genome shotgun sequence genomic window, GTGCTTTTCCTGTTAAGTGCTTCTTCAGTAAGGCGTTTCGCCGAAGACCGAGCATCCTTTATGTCTTTGATGGTATTAACTGCTTCTTGATTTGTCATTACCTGGAATGAAATGAACGAACATATTTGAACACTATGTGTACATGTATGAGAAGATCCATAATGTGCATGGAATGATattcatttatcaaaattaaCCTTCCATAATCCATCACTTGCTAATATGAGGAATTCTACATCATCTTGTACAAGCTCCACTGTCACATGTGGTTCTGAACTCAAGTGTTTCTTCAGACTTTTGTCACCAAATGCCCTTGATACTGCCAACCGGCCATCAACCCTTGGAACGTCGCCTGAATTGATGACAAAGGATTCATTCTTAGCACCGGAATGAATTTGAGTGGTCAACAAAATTAGATCAGGGAAACAAATATAAGCTCCCTGAGCTTACAAACCATGACTGGACAACCTAGTTCAACACTAATAAGATCATAGATTAATAAAATGCCATACCTGGAAATTTTGACACAAAACCACCTCTATTTTTTATATCTTCActttctatgtgtggctcatgaTCCTCCGATAGTTGTTTGGCAAGGCCTTTCTTGCATAAGACGGCCCGAGAATCACCAATATTAGCTATGACTAACTTCTGACAATTCATCAATATTGCAGTAACAGCAGTTGAACCCCCTCTACCCAGTTCACCTGATTTCTCCAAAATGCTAGAATCGGTTATACTATAGGCTCTCCTGACAGCATTTTCAGGATCTTTCCAGAAGTCAGGCTACATGTGATGAAGACAAAAAGGAATGATTACACTTCCGTAACACATTGCAATCATATTCATTCAAATTGAATTGGCACTATGATGCTACTTTCCAATTTGGCCTTGAGGATGTGGGAATCTGACTTAAACAAAAACCAACCCATAGATTTAGTACTAACCATAAAAGGCAAGGATTCGACCTTACCTCTTTTAAGATGTTTTCAAACAAGTGAGACCGCAAGTAATTAGGCACATTGTGACCGGCATGGCCATCGAATATCGCAAACAAGCCTAGTTCATTGCTATCAACTTGCTTAAATTCAGCAACAACAAAATCCTCCATGGCATGGTATGATCTTCCCTTTACTAAGTGAAATCCATGAGTTACACGCCTTGAAATCTTGCTCTTTCCTTTCCCTGAGTCAGGTTCCGATGAACGCAGCCCAACTTTTTCCTGCATGCAATATTATGCTCATGTCAGAATGGAGCAATTCCACAATTGCAACATTCATAAGGGCAAGACAAATAAGCAAACAGATAGTGTGCattgaagaaagcaatccaaTATCTTTTATAATAGCTTTTGCAAACTACTTGAAAAACCACAGGTCCATGTAAAGGAACAGGTGGATCTGGATGGTAAAGCATGCTTTGTTCTTTGATAAAAAGATGATTACAAAAAGGGTAAAGAAAGTGAGAAGTAAACTGTAGAAAACAGTGCCAATTGCCAAGAGGAAGAGCAAGCTGGTATTTTCACAATTCACATTCATGATTACCAGAAACAAAGATACAATTACAGATTACAATCATGAATTCTAGTAATTTATCTTTTTCTTCGTATACAGATCAAAGCAAGTTGAAAGATTGAACTTTTCCCCAATTCagaaaaataatttatgacaCTGTCAGAAGTCAAAGTCAATGATTGTAGAGATAAGTGCATTCATGAGTTAGGACAATGACAACcacaaataaaaaatgaataatcaatggaGTTCATAGTAATTGAGCAATAGAAGCAATCCAATTGAACTAGCTGATGagtattaacataaaaaattaaagatctaTATGCATAATTTCaccataaaagaaaagcaagagaaaaaaaagtttcctttttgtttttctgatgcAATCATTAAAGCAATAAGTCCAATAAAAACAAGTGAGAATGAAGAATACCTTCATCTTATGGAGGATTTCTCTTGCAGCCATAGCTGAGTGGAGAGGAAGGTTGTGTGTTGTGCGTGGTgatgagagtagaagaagaaacaaaaaacaagtaAGTGGTGTTTAGAGATTCCCTTCACGTTTTTAAGAGACAAGACCACTGTGACTAACTTTAGTTTGTTTTGCTAACTAATAAAACTGCTATTTAACTCTTCTtactttctttcccttcttttgttttttttttttttggggggggtaAAATAAAATCTATCTACTGATTATATATCATTAAAGTTAGATTTCTTCaatattaatcaaatttattatgtCCAATcaacttaaataaaattaattaaataaattaaagataagaaatttttattttttcatatatcacttttatttttataaaagttaatACATGTTTATAttaatcttatttatttttattttttaatgatttttattcaaattttta contains:
- the LOC112771682 gene encoding probable protein phosphatase 2C 39, encoding MAAREILHKMKEKVGLRSSEPDSGKGKSKISRRVTHGFHLVKGRSYHAMEDFVVAEFKQVDSNELGLFAIFDGHAGHNVPNYLRSHLFENILKEPDFWKDPENAVRRAYSITDSSILEKSGELGRGGSTAVTAILMNCQKLVIANIGDSRAVLCKKGLAKQLSEDHEPHIESEDIKNRGGFVSKFPGDVPRVDGRLAVSRAFGDKSLKKHLSSEPHVTVELVQDDVEFLILASDGLWKVMTNQEAVNTIKDIKDARSSAKRLTEEALNRKSTDDISCIVVKFQ